The Physeter macrocephalus isolate SW-GA unplaced genomic scaffold, ASM283717v5 random_380, whole genome shotgun sequence genome segment CATGAGATGGCTGAGAATCAAAGAAGGTCATAATTGTGAAAATACTTTGTTGAAGAGCAGACTATGTTATGAATTTGACAAGTCATTTCCATTAAAATAGTATACCGACAGGCATGAAAGTTGCCTTCATGTTTGTGGGCATTATGGGGTACACAGAATACACGGGGTGTGAGCAGGAAAGGAGAGTgcaagcacagaaaaagaaagagggataCTCCAGACACTGGGCTGCAACCCTGGGACCCCCCACCAACAGCTCAGGACATCCTCCAGCCTCTGGCACACAGCCTTCATGTCAGAGCCCAGGGGACCCTATATGGGAAACAGGGCCGATCACGCCGCTTTGAATGTCTGCTCCATCGCTTCTGAGGCACCTCACTCCTTATCATAAAGCGAGGATAACAACAGCCAGCTTGCAGAGTTGTCATGAGGGTTACATGGGTGGGGTGGCACGCACAGTGTTTGGCACTCTTGTGGTGGCAGCTCAGGATGCTGTGAGTTTCCCAGGTCTAATTCTGCCTCCCAACGCTGATAGGAAAGTGTCAGGACAAGAAGCCGAGGGACTGGGACTTAGGCTCCAGAAGGCACATCTTTCCAAGGACAGGCTGCACAGGCACTCTGGAGACGCCCACCTCTCCCCCACCGCACCCAGTTCAATCGGTCCACTCCACCCCACGGTCCTGGCTGGGCGCCTGCCCGCAGCATCCCACAGCCCCCACAGGCCACTGAGGGTGTCTGCTGCCACCTGCAGGCCCCATGTGGCActgccccctcctgcccagcCTTGAGAGGGGCACTCCCCGCCTTCACCTCCTTAGAGGGGAAGTCAgtgctgtttcctcctctgtctcctggcCTGctggagctccttgaaggcagtgaTGATCTTTATATCTCTAGTATCCAGCACGGtgcaggcacagagcaggtgttcAACCTGTgattatggaatgaatgaatgaacaaatggccTTGCAGTGATAAGGATCAAAATTAGACGACAGGAGGAGTTAGTTGAGGGTTATTTAATACCAGCGTAGGTGACCATGGAGGTTTGTAAATTCTCCTTTAGAGGCCTAAGGGCTCAAGAGTGATTCTTAGGTGCCTGGGCTAAGGTTAGGGGTAGTTGTGTCAGAAGTTTCCGGAACTCTACCGTTATTATGGGGCAGGACAGAGCCCTTCTACTTTTTCTTACTCCGTCATGGGCCAGGATCTTCCTCAAGAAAATGCCCTCCGTCTGGGAAATCCTGAAGGAGCGAGGCGTGGACGTGGCCAGGCTGGGTGCTGAGTGGAGCCAGCTCACCAAGACACTCTCCTTTGGCAACCGCACCTCCCCCGTGGTGCTCACCAACTACCTGGATGTGAGTGCCCAGCTCGGTCCCTTGGCCCCCACCACCtgccctctcctttctcccttgggCCTAAGGCTTTCTTTGCCCTTTTTGAGCACCTCACGAaattcccatttcacagctgGAAAGCCTGAGGCACAGAGGGCAGGAAGGAGCCCAGAGGCAGGGTCAGGTTTGGAACTCAGGAATCCAGGTTCTGGGCCCCAAGCCCAGGTGtcaggggtgggcaggaggggtgTGTGACCTCAAATGCAGGTTTCTGTGACCAGGCTCAGTGCAGCTTGACTACTTACTGCATCAGTGGTTCCTTAAGGCTTGGGGCACCTTCCTGCTTCATTTGCAGTACTTTTATTTTGCCCTCTTGTCTCACCGAGCCTCCCACTTCCTGGGAAGTCATAAGACAGTGCTAagcctcccaccccatccctgctggaaaatggaagcccagagaggccGCATGATCTGCCTCATCTGGCCCCAAGTGCCAAAGGGGGTATCAGGCAAGACCCCAAGGCCCAAGTCACCCCAAGCCCCTCAAGCCACCTCTTTCGTTTCATCCCTGCAGACCCAGTACTATGGCGAGATCAGCATTGGCACCCCACCACAGACCTTCAAAGTCATCTTTGACACGGGCTCAGCCAACCTCTGGGTGCCCTCCACCAAGTGTAGCCCTCTCTACACGGCCTGTGGTGAGACCCGACACCTGGGGTGCCTCCTCAAAGCCCCTGCCCTGTCATGCTTGGGCAGTCCCACCTCACACCCAGTTAAAGCCCTCCTGCTACCACTTGAGCTGCTTCCTCTCCGCCTCTGTTCTCACTGCCcctgagaagagagaagaagaaaatgtcCCCCATTTTTCTTATATGGCcaccaaggtaaaaaaaaaaaaaaaaaaaagcaggctccAGGAGCCTCCAGCCCACCCAGAAAGCCATTTCTCACTCCTCCTGAGATTGGGAGAGGACTGAATTCTCAGACCCATCCCAGGCTCCTGGGCTCTGCCGTCCTTACCCTCAGTGAacttactgaatgcttactgtgACCGGAATCTTCTCCCCACCCTAGTGTTAgcaattactttaaaatacttcatttgAGACAAAATTCTCAGAGATATGAGCACATTACAGGGGCTCAAGGCACACGGTCCTTGATTGATGAAACACATTTTCCAAGCCTCCAAGCTCAGGGCCACCCTGTCTCTGCTCTCAGGCCTCAACACATGGGCCATACCCAGCGTCTGCCCCCGAGccccctgcctgggcctccctTGGCCCTGAGCCTATGTCTCCCTGCCAGAGATTCACAGCCTCTACGACTCCTCGGAATCCTCCAGCTATGTGGAGAATGGGACGGAATTCACCATCCACTATGGATCTGGGAAGGTCAAAGGCTTCCTGAGCCAGGACCTGGTGACTGTAAGTGAGGCCATCCCAGGTCATCTGACCTCCTGCCCTCTTGTCCCTAGACGTCTCCTGCCACCCTAGGGCCTGTGGTTGGGGAAGGTGCAGGCCAGTCCACCTTGGAGCCCGGAGAGCTGAAGAACACCCTCCTCTGCTACTTCTCTCCAGAGCTGCAAAGCACCTGGGGCAGAGCAGACCTGAGCTCCTGGCTCAACCTGGGTGATTTGTGGAGGCCTTTCCATCTAATGCACTCATAGGGTTTGTCCTGAGCCCCAGAGCCTGCAGTCACGTaacctgcctgaggtcacccagctctGACTGGGCTCTTAATTAGACCCCAGACTGAAATCCAgagtcagggtcagggtcagggtcaggggtATTGTCACCCTTATGGTCAGCAACACTTTTGGAGTCAGGCTTAGGTTTTAAGGTCATAGTTGAGTTTAGAGTTTGGGATTAAGGTCAGTCCTGGCTTTCATTGTCACTTGGCCTGTGTCTGACCCTCCTCCATTTCTGGGTTTCTCCAGCTACTGCTCTGACAGCGTTAGGGGAAGGGTACATATGGAACTGAGAGGAAATCAGTGTGAGCCCTTACTCCCCCTTGTCTGTGACATTAGGGAAAAAGGATCATGAAGGGCAGGCCTGGCTGTGCTGGAGAAATCCTCGGCCCATCATGGGGGTAGGGGACCAAAACCCAGTCCTGCCGATGTGAAAGCTGGGCCACTGGGGAGCTCCTGGCATCTTTTCTACTACTGCTCGGCAATACCACCTTCTCAGCCTCTGCCCCTTTCAGTCCCTCTGGACTCTGACGCCTACATGTTTATTATGAGAGGTGATATGCATGTAGTGTTGACGAAATGGTCTTACCTCAGATTGTCACaccctggggtgtgtgtgtgcccgGGGGCCCCAGTATGGAAGCCTAGACCAGACCCTGGCCAGAGTACAGGCCATGGGCTTGGTCTCCGGTCCTTCCTCCAACAGGTGGGCGGAATCACCGTCACACAGACGTTTGGAGAGGTCACGGAGCTGCCCCTGATACCTTTCATGCTGGCCAAGTTTGATGGTGTTCTGGGCATGGGCTTCCCCGCACAGGCCATTGCAGGGGTCACGCCCGTCTTTGACCACATCCTCTCCCAAAGGGTGCTGAAGGAGGACGTCTTCTCTGTCTACTACAGCAGGTAGGCCTGGACtccaggggcagaggcagggagagggaaggaggcaggagagctggGAGAGTAGGAAGAGAGTCCTGGGCCAGGATTTTGATGTATTCAGGATCAGGTGGTATTCAATCCATATCTACAGCTATATTATCCAATATGGAAGCCAatgcttaaattaaaattaattaaaattaggcattcagggcttccctggtggcgcagtggttgagaatccgcctgccgatgcaggggacacgggttcgtgccccggtccgggaagatcccacatgccgcggagcggctgggcccgtgagccatggccgctgagcctgggcgtccggagcctgtgctccgcaacgggagaggccacaacagtgagaggcccgcgtaccacaaaaaaaaaaaaaaaaaaaaaaaaaaaaaaaaaaaaattaggcattCAAATCCTTAGTCACACTACATATTTCAAGTACTCAGCAGCCAcagtgactagtggctaccactTTGGATAGTACAGGTGTAGCACATTTCCATCTTTGTGGAAAGTTCTTTTACTTCCTGTTCAGTCAGCACTGCTCTAGAACAAGAGGAGAATGCAGGGTGGGGGTGATGGGAAGTAAGGCATTGCCGTGACTGGCGGACCTCCCTGTGAGGGCCCTGGCTTCTCTCACATAGACAgctgacttcattcattcattaatcccTTCATTTATCTGCTCATTcactgattcaacaaatattgggcGCTGATATGACAAGCATTGTGCGAGGCTCTGGGGGTACAGCCATGAACACAGTGTACAAgacagagtccctgccctcacagagcttacagtccGGCAGGGAGGACAAGAAACATTACAACGTGACGGGCAACAACAGGGGACATGAGGCTGAAACCCCATGCTTTCAACTCTAGGCTGAGCTTATGTGCAGTTCAGCCAGTCTTGGGGAAGCTGCTATCAGCTGTTGAGCAGAAACGTGATCTGCTCTCAGCTGCTGGGTATGAGCTGGAGACAAGAGATCATAAGGGTGAGAACAGGAGGCCAGTAGCAGTGAGGACAGAGGGGAGGGTCAGTGTCCAGAGAAATCACAGAGATGAAATGAAAAGGAGTGTCTGGTTTgatgagagaaagggaaggaattgAGAAAAGGCCACCGATTGGCTGTGAGGGGCAGTCTTGGGAAGAGGTGTTGTAGAGGCCAGGCAAGGGCAGATGGCAAGCAGTGAAGAGGTGGATGCGTGTCAGGAAGGCAAAGGCAGAGGTAGGCTGCCCTGAGAAATTCGTCAGGGGAGGGAATGCCAGGTGGGGTGCAGACAGAGCTGCACAGAGAAGCAGGGAAAAGAAGGGTGGGTGTTTTTAAATGCTGGAGGATGCCTGAGTATGCTTGCAGGTGGAGGAAGAAGCCAGTGGAAAGTGAGAGGTtgaaaatgtgggaaaaaaagacGAGATAACTGAGGGTATAGGAGTCTGGAGGCCATGGAAGGGAGTAGGATCCCAGCAAACAGGAGGAAGGCGGGCCTTGTTGAGGAGAGGGCCTGCCTCTTCCTCTACACTGGGATGAGAAGGAGGGAACATCCAGAGAGATCTTGAAGTGCTGGGAGAGACGCAGAGGGAAATTGTGCTAGCACGTGTGCATATGTACTGgatttataaaaatgcaattaGCTGCACTTGCACCAGTGACGTGCAACCTACACGCTGTGCACCCACGTGCATATGCACATTTGCCTTCTACTATGAATGCTGGAaaattccatctctctctctctctctctctctttgtctctctgtctctgtctctgcctctgtctctctctcacacacacacatagaggaAACCAGCCCTAAGGTAGGCCCTGAGCTTTGGGAGGCATCATGCCACctggaggagaggaaagcaagGGGCATCCGCTTCGGATTGGGCACCAGGAGCCCTGGCTCCAGTCCCCCACTCAAGCAAGTGACTTcgggcaagtgacttcacctccTGGTGAGTCCATTGCCTGTAGGGTAAAAAGAGTGCGTAATACCCACCCTGCCAAACAACAGTCTGGCGGGGCTCACCTGAAACAAAGTCTTCCTTTCTGCTGTGTCTCTTTCTCTGCAGAAATTCCAAGTAAGGAGACGGAAACCCCCCCACTTGGCCCTGACCCTCCAGAGCACCTGGCCCAGAATCACACATGCCACCTGCCCAAAACTCACCTCAGCAGGCCCAGGCTCCGCTGGATGCCCAAGttctctgctccttcctcctgctctcctcatgtccctgcccagccccacccgACAGCCCCCAGAGGCCCATCCCCTGTCCCGTGCACCTGCTCAGCACACAGCCACCCGAACCCAAGTGAGGGTGGGGCTGATTTGTGTCTTGTTTGCATTCTACTCACTGTCCGTGTGCCTGTTCCTTCTCTGTGACCTCTCTGGGGGTGCTTTATTGGGTGCAGCCAGACTATCCTGGAACCACCTCTGATTGGCCTTGGGAAGGGGCAAGAAAGGTGGCGAAGCGGCATGCTCTGCAGCTCCCTAGCCTTGCCGTCCGCCCCGCCTTCCTCTGCCCCACCCTGCACCTGTGCCCAACTTCCCTTGCTGCTGGGGTTACTGAGTCTCGAGGTTGTGGGTCTCCAAGAGCCTCTGATCTTCCCTTTAGGAATTCCCACTTGCTGGGGGGAGAGATCGTGCTGGGAGGCAGCGACCCCCAGTATTACCAAGAGAATTTCCACTACGTGAGCGTCAGCAAGACTGGCTCCTGGCAGATCAGAATGAAAGGGTCAGGAATCCTCAACCCTCCTCACTCTCTaaaaatgctgctgctgctgtgggtgGGGTCTGGAAGGGGCAGGGCTACCATCCTGCCCTCTCTCCTAATGCAGCCGCTTCTTAAGGTCCGGCCAACACTTGCTCTCTGCCTGCTTTGTCCAGGGGTGGGGAACACTGAGATATATGGTTCAGAGGGGAGGGGGCCTACTGAGAGGAAGCGGAGGGTCACTAAGCCACATGCCGAGGGAGGGGGCAGCACCTTTCTTCTTCCAGCTCACGCATTACCCCTCCTTCACTgcatcactggaccaccagcacTCCCTCCCATCATCTGCCCTCACTCAGGAAAGCTATGCAGCCTGGTGGTGCCCCATCAGCCtgctgtccatctgtctgtctgactGTGTGGCCTCCCCCAGGGTGTCTGTGAGGTCGACCACTTTGCTCTGTGAGGAGGGCTGCATGGTAGTGGTGGATACCGGTGCGTCTTACATTTCGGGTCCCACCAGCTCCTTAAGGCTGCTCATGGAGACCCTGGGGGCCAAGGAGCTGAGCACAGATGAAGTAAGGAGCTGGCAGGGAGGGCgctaggggttggggggagcacCACCTGGTCCAGGCCCCCAAATGACCCTAGGAAACATCTGGTCCCAAATGAGACCATTTCAggccttcctctcctgcctctcacACTCTTCCCTTGTGTGGCTTGGTCCCTGGGAGAGGGGACTGGGGACTTGGGGACTGTGCCCAGCCCTCTCCAGGAGAAGGGCCAGGCCACAGGCACAGGGCTGTGTCTGCTGGGGGACCTCCCACACTCAAAGGGGCTCCCTTGACCCTCCCCACCGCCAGTACGTCGTGAACTGTAACCAAGTGCCCACACTCCCTGACATCTCCTTCCACCTCGGAGGCAGAGCCTACACGCTCACCAGTGCGGACTACGTATTACAGGTGAGACTCTAGTCTGCCCCTCGGCAACGGGGAGGAAAGGTGGGCAGGGGCCCTCAAAAAGAGATAGGTCGTTATGCACAGATTACCTGCTAGACCAgttgttctcaaacttggctgcacattagggtcacctgggagcttttaaaaatcccagtaATAAGCCACATCCCATACCTATTGATACCTCTGGGGGTGGTACCTGGGCATCAATGTTTTCAAAcccccccaggtgattccaactTGCAGCCAAACTTGGGGATCACTGTGCTCATCTCCTGATCTCCATTCTCATCAAATGCCCCCAGTAATGTTATGCTCCTACACTCTCACCTGCTTTTTATATTCAGTGGGTTTAGAGGTGTTAAATACCTTGTCTAGGACCAGAAGCTCTGCCAGACTGTAAAGCTCCTGAAGGCAGTGCTGTGCCGGATGCATTGTTAGCAGCATCCAGCTCAGTGCCTGCATCTCGGAGGGGTGCGATCCATGATGGTTCAAAGGGCCAGGATGTGATGGAGGCCCGGTGTGGTTGGGGGACTTGGTGGGGGGGATGTTGCTGAGGATGGCTGCTGGAGTCAGGCAACGCGGTTATCAGCTGGGCAGTGGGGAAACCCTCTTGCTTACTGCCAGGACCCCTACAATAGTGATGATCTGTGTACACTGGCCCTCCATGGTCTGGACGTCCCACCACCCACGGGGCCAGTCTGGGTCCTGGGTGCCAGCTTCATCCGCAAGTTCTACACGGAGTTTGATCGGCGTAACAATCGCATTGGCTTTGCCCTGGCCCGCTGAGGCCCTCTGCTGCCCTGCAGGTCCTGCCCTCAGCTCTAGCCCAGAGCTAGAGCACTCTCTGGGACTCTTCAACCCCTGCCTGTGCTTGTGCCCTCACTCAGGGGCATGGAGCACCTCCTGGATGTGCGCCCTGCCCCCAGCACCAGCTCTTCCCTACTTTGAGGACAAACAGAATAAAGACTTCATGTTCACAACCCCACTGTACCTGGGTTCACTAGGGTTTGAAACAGAGGGAAGCACAACCAAGAGATCATGTGCACACAGGAACGTGACAGAATGACAAACTATACGTTCACTCACATCACAAGCTACAGGTTCCTGCGTGCAGGGCTGATGACATCCATCTGACATCAGCGGGGTTCGAGTGGAGTTGAAGGTTCACACAACCTTGGGTGGGAAGTTTGCTGAGAGCCAGCCCCTTGAGGACCAAGGCTAACACTGTGGCAGTGGACTGTGGGCCAGAAAGATGGTCCCAGCTCATGGAAGCCAGCCTCAAGCTCAGGCTTCTGCGCTCAGGCACtgcaacccccccaccccacatagCCATTTACCCATGCAGTCTAAGGCACCAAAACCTAAAAACGTAGAACACCAGAGATCCGACCGATGCTCCCTTTTTacatgtggagaaactgaggctcaaagaatgAAAGCATTTGGCCAAGAGTGCTCAGTGAAGTGTGAAAAATCAAAGACTAGAAGGCTGCCCATCTGACTCAGGTCTGGGGGCTTCCCACCTTTCCACATACAGTTGTACCTTCACAGGTTCAGAGCTTCACCCACCCTGGTATGGGGCCAGGTGCACAAGCACACAGATGTATGCACTGCTGTCCTCCATCTCACAAGACTTGGGACTCAGGCTGATGTCTTCTCCCACTCTGACCCCTTGGACGATCTGCAGGAGATGTGTAGCTTGGGGAATGAGAGGCAGCGACTACCTGAATGAAGCCACTGACACTGTCCCTCTTCACGACAGCTGCTCACCCTTCTTTTGACTGAAAAAGGTGAGGCACTGAGTGGCCCACCCAGGCCCCAGCAAAGCTCATACCTCTAGAATTACAGGCTCTTGGAATTGTATAGAACACCAGGGCCTCTCTAGGGCAGCATTCCCACATCTGCCAGCATCCCAGTGCAGAGCCAAGAGCACAATTCTCTGAGTTTCCTTGCCTGCTTAGCTTTATTTCCTCACTGTTTGCAGGAAGGGTTGGAGTCAGTGTCGTTTCCAGCTCAACATACCGGGGCTCCATGACCTTGAGTAGGCAGGCCCCCCGATCATCTCCTACCCTGTTCAATAAGACAGCCATATATGGCTATTtacattaaacataaaattaaattaaatgtcacACTAGCCGCATTTCATTTGCTGGATAGTCCACATGTGGCCGGTGGCCACTGCACTGGACAGAACAGATATAGGACATGTCCATCATCGCAGAAGTTCCACTGGGCAGAGCTGGATTCTGGACAGCAATCAGGACAGGAAGCTTGTGGTTGAGAGGTTCCTGAATAGGTGAAAGGGTCAACGTGGG includes the following:
- the REN gene encoding renin isoform X2; the encoded protein is MPRWGFLLVLWGSCTFSLPADTGAFRRIFLKKMPSVWEILKERGVDVARLGAEWSQLTKTLSFGNRTSPVVLTNYLDTQYYGEISIGTPPQTFKVIFDTGSANLWVPSTKCSPLYTACEIHSLYDSSESSSYVENGTEFTIHYGSGKVKGFLSQDLVTVGGITVTQTFGEVTELPLIPFMLAKFDGVLGMGFPAQAIAGVTPVFDHILSQRVLKEDVFSVYYSRNSHLLGGEIVLGGSDPQYYQENFHYVSVSKTGSWQIRMKGVSVRSTTLLCEEGCMVVVDTGASYISGPTSSLRLLMETLGAKELSTDEYVVNCNQVPTLPDISFHLGGRAYTLTSADYVLQDPYNSDDLCTLALHGLDVPPPTGPVWVLGASFIRKFYTEFDRRNNRIGFALAR
- the REN gene encoding renin isoform X1, which gives rise to MPRWGFLLVLWGSCTFSLPADTGAFRRIFLKKMPSVWEILKERGVDVARLGAEWSQLTKTLSFGNRTSPVVLTNYLDTQYYGEISIGTPPQTFKVIFDTGSANLWVPSTKCSPLYTACEIHSLYDSSESSSYVENGTEFTIHYGSGKVKGFLSQDLVTVGGITVTQTFGEVTELPLIPFMLAKFDGVLGMGFPAQAIAGVTPVFDHILSQRVLKEDVFSVYYSRNSKNSHLLGGEIVLGGSDPQYYQENFHYVSVSKTGSWQIRMKGVSVRSTTLLCEEGCMVVVDTGASYISGPTSSLRLLMETLGAKELSTDEYVVNCNQVPTLPDISFHLGGRAYTLTSADYVLQDPYNSDDLCTLALHGLDVPPPTGPVWVLGASFIRKFYTEFDRRNNRIGFALAR